The Haematobia irritans isolate KBUSLIRL chromosome 1, ASM5000362v1, whole genome shotgun sequence DNA segment gccttgcatacacagagtCGTGGATTCAAACTCTgtctcgaccaaacaccaaaaagtttttcagcggtggatttttTTCAAGTGTTCATTTTTAGACATAATGTGAGCATAATTTAAGGACAAGTAACTCATTTTTGGGAGTTGAAGACGCGACCGAAGTACAGCGACATATGGGCAAATAGGATTGTCATATATActttgttgaaatcatgctaacttccgaacgaaaaaagctatcgacttgaaacttggtacaagtaaagggtggttaaaatttcaagggccgatgttgattttgaataaaacacaaactatttaggaaattattgtaattttattttattatgatatattggtattactcaattatgtatggaacaaaatatcggccaaatggacgccgcgacctcggtggcacaccttcatccgatggtccaaattttcgatgacgctgaggcataatggaggttctatgccgctaAACATTTGGTTTTAATGAAGTTTCTACTTTGGTTCTAACATTAAATTAAGGTTAACAGTTTTAGATTAATGTTCTCATTATTGTATGTTAAATAATGATtcgatttattaaataaatttttttattttcgttttagaGATCCACTCGACAAGGATTACGTAATAACATTAAAGAAGCAACATGACAATATGGTTGATTTGGATCCAATGGAATTCAGTATTAACGCTGGTTCCACACAAAATCAAACGATTCTTATACATGGTAAAAAACCTGGCCATTTAGAAGTTACTGCTGAAAGTCAACCCAACGAAACATGGATGTaagtttagaaattttgtttaaaaaatgtatagtttttttgaaaaaaatccctaCTTTTCTTTTGCAGTGTTGAGAATATATATTTAAGAATCACAGTTGCCAATTCGGAGGCAATAATATATACCTCATTGATATTTGGTTGGATATATTTTGTGGCCTGGTCGGTTTCATTttatccccaaatttggataaattttaaaagaaaatcagTTGTGGGTCTTaactttgattttattttcttgaaCATTGTTGGATTCACGTTGTATTCGGTATTCAACTGTGGTCTCTTTTGGGTGTCAGGAATTCAAGATGAGTATTTTGAAAGACATCCTCGAGGTTTAAATCCAGTCATGTTGAACGATGTGGTCTTCTCTCTGCATGCCATGTTTGCCACATCCATTACTATTTATCAATGTTTTGCATATGAGGTTTGATTTTAATCATTTGTTACTTTTCCTatgtgatttaattttttatctttttttttttgattatagCGTGGTGAACAACGTGTGTCAAAAACTGCAACGGGTCTTTTGTCTTTATTTGCAGTTTTCGTtataatttcagcaggattggcaGCTGGAAGTGTTATCCATTGGTTGGATTTTTTGTATTACTGCAGTTATGTTAAACTCAccataacaataataaaatatgtgCCCCAAGTAAGTTTATGTGATAGTGAAATAGGCAATTCAGACAATTATATTCTACTGATATCATTAGTGAAGCCCGTGGTTTATATGAAATCCTCTAATCTGAAAAGAAATATGTATATACGACCATAAATCAAATTCACTGGTTTCGCTGGAAACTCCCTCCTCACGGAGATATActtgaaaatttatagaatttcaGCAGGAATTTTTGAAACATACCCTCCCATGAAGATCGGTTCAAATGAAAGTTACATTTAAAGTTTTTACATATGGAGACTTCGTCAAATTCTGCTTGTATAAACTATTTTGATTGAGTTTCAAAGGAATATTAAGCATCTTTAAATTCTAGCAATTTAACGAATGGGCTCgagataaaattgaaaaatgttcctTGGAAAATTAGTATCCCTTTAATAAGTTAAATCGGAAGAACGTCCGTCTGGTCTTTtgtttgtctgttgtaatcactctacacacgcagagaagaaacatgattgtcacaatcatattcgaagagcaaaacaaTATGATAgctgctatttttgcggcgaccatgtaacattttaacctgcaaccatgttggctcagtgaacatggttctaagaaaaatactattgtcc contains these protein-coding regions:
- the Ctns gene encoding lysosomal cystine transporter cystinosin isoform X3, with the protein product MSQSVVAMTMAPYKSRSQRNLGYVLIFFFATLSQVWAQAPIGLTASTHDITVLVNRTESFDVYVRDPLDKDYVITLKKQHDNMVDLDPMEFSINAGSTQNQTILIHGKKPGHLEVTAESQPNETWIVENIYLRITVANSEAIIYTSLIFGWIYFVAWSVSFYPQIWINFKRKSVVGLNFDFIFLNIVGFTLYSVFNCGLFWVSGIQDEYFERHPRGLNPVMLNDVVFSLHAMFATSITIYQCFAYERGEQRVSKTATGLLSLFAVFVIISAGLAAGSVIHWLDFLYYCSYVKLTITIIKYVPQALMNYRRKSTVGWSIGNILLDFTGGTLSMLQMILNAYNYDDWISIFGDPTKFGLGLFSVLFDVFFMLQHYVFYRHARTLNKSNETVESQISEQKGKN
- the Ctns gene encoding lysosomal cystine transporter cystinosin isoform X1, with the translated sequence MSQSVVAMTMAPYKSRSQRNLGYVLIFFFATLSQVWAQAPIGLTASTHDITVLVNRTESFDVYVRDPLDKDYVITLKKQHDNMVDLDPMEFSINAGSTQNQTILIHGKKPGHLEVTAESQPNETWIVENIYLRITVANSEAIIYTSLIFGWIYFVAWSVSFYPQIWINFKRKSVVGLNFDFIFLNIVGFTLYSVFNCGLFWVSGIQDEYFERHPRGLNPVMLNDVVFSLHAMFATSITIYQCFAYERGEQRVSKTATGLLSLFAVFVIISAGLAAGSVIHWLDFLYYCSYVKLTITIIKYVPQALMNYRRKSTVGWSIGNILLDFTGGTLSMLQMILNAYNYDDWISIFGDPTKFGLGLFSVLFDVFFMLQHYVFYSSHNASFVDCRCSNYDFIFSNKICQCDQEQNTQNESVNIDTSESNFQKLHNGMYYHKLNK
- the Ctns gene encoding lysosomal cystine transporter cystinosin isoform X2; protein product: MSQSVVAMTMAPYKSRSQRNLGYVLIFFFATLSQVWAQAPIGLTASTHDITVLVNRTESFDVYVRDPLDKDYVITLKKQHDNMVDLDPMEFSINAGSTQNQTILIHGKKPGHLEVTAESQPNETWIVENIYLRITVANSEAIIYTSLIFGWIYFVAWSVSFYPQIWINFKRKSVVGLNFDFIFLNIVGFTLYSVFNCGLFWVSGIQDEYFERHPRGLNPVMLNDVVFSLHAMFATSITIYQCFAYERGEQRVSKTATGLLSLFAVFVIISAGLAAGSVIHWLDFLYYCSYVKLTITIIKYVPQALMNYRRKSTVGWSIGNILLDFTGGTLSMLQMILNAYNYDDWISIFGDPTKFGLGLFSVLFDVFFMLQHYVFYRNNQPYEPLEGDSNTNMEQSRSPDENHTYSED